A genomic region of Gemmata massiliana contains the following coding sequences:
- a CDS encoding 3-oxoacyl-ACP reductase family protein, whose product MSQPLKGKRALITGGSRGIGAAIVKRLAKEGADVALTFVSKPDEAGKVADAAKALGARAIAIQADAADPDAVVKAVEQAAKEFGGLDILVNNAGVAVMAPIDSFSLKDFDRTFAVNVRSVFVATQAAVKHMKEGARVINIGSCNAERMPFAGGAVYAMSKSALQGLVQGLSRDLGPRGITVNNVQPGPVDTDMNPANGDFATPLKALMALPRYGHVDEIAAMVAYLAGPEAGFVTGASLTIDGGFNA is encoded by the coding sequence ATGAGTCAGCCGCTCAAGGGAAAACGCGCTCTTATCACCGGCGGGAGCCGTGGGATCGGTGCCGCCATCGTCAAACGCCTCGCGAAGGAAGGGGCGGACGTGGCGCTCACCTTCGTCAGCAAGCCAGACGAGGCAGGCAAGGTGGCGGACGCCGCGAAGGCGCTCGGCGCGCGAGCGATTGCGATCCAGGCCGACGCGGCGGACCCCGACGCGGTCGTGAAGGCGGTCGAGCAGGCGGCGAAGGAGTTCGGCGGGCTCGACATCCTGGTGAACAACGCCGGGGTCGCCGTGATGGCTCCGATCGACTCGTTCTCCCTCAAAGACTTCGACCGGACGTTCGCGGTCAACGTGCGGTCGGTGTTCGTCGCCACGCAGGCGGCGGTGAAGCACATGAAGGAAGGGGCACGGGTCATCAACATCGGCAGTTGCAACGCCGAGCGGATGCCGTTCGCGGGCGGTGCTGTGTACGCCATGAGCAAGTCGGCACTGCAGGGCCTGGTGCAAGGCTTATCGCGCGACCTCGGGCCACGGGGCATCACGGTCAACAACGTGCAGCCGGGGCCGGTGGACACGGACATGAACCCTGCCAATGGCGACTTCGCCACGCCGCTGAAGGCACTGATGGCATTGCCGCGGTACGGGCATGTTGATGAGATCGCGGCGATGGTCGCCTACCTCGCCGGGCCGGAAGCCGGGTTCGTCACCGGTGCCAGCCTGACGATCGACGGTGGGTTCAACGCGTAA
- a CDS encoding NADP-dependent oxidoreductase — protein MRAACLFRRSGPEGLVCPDVPRPEPKPGEVLVRVHAAGVTPTELMWVPTWTTREGTPRPFPVIPGHEFSGEVTALGTGVSGLSVGELVYGMNDWFSDGTQAEFCVAPAEWIAPKPQTIGHDAAAVTPISALTAWQGLIERCGISSGQRVLIHGGTGAVGAFAVQLARWRGAHVIATASAHNLEYARSLGADEVIDYRATRFEDVLRDVDAVFDTVGGETLACSWGVLKPGGKLVTIAASGEIDPDERTKQAFFIVEANRAQMIEIARLIDAGTLRPEVDGVFPLAEARVAYEYKPRHGKAVLRVV, from the coding sequence ATGCGGGCGGCTTGCCTGTTTCGTCGAAGTGGCCCGGAAGGGCTCGTTTGCCCGGATGTGCCCCGCCCGGAGCCGAAGCCGGGCGAAGTGCTCGTCCGTGTCCACGCGGCAGGGGTAACGCCAACCGAGCTCATGTGGGTGCCGACCTGGACGACGCGAGAGGGTACGCCCCGCCCGTTTCCCGTCATCCCCGGCCATGAGTTCTCCGGCGAGGTGACGGCCCTTGGCACAGGGGTGAGCGGCCTGTCTGTCGGAGAACTCGTGTACGGCATGAACGACTGGTTCAGCGATGGCACGCAGGCCGAGTTCTGCGTCGCTCCTGCGGAGTGGATAGCACCGAAGCCGCAAACCATCGGCCACGACGCAGCAGCCGTCACACCGATCTCGGCGCTGACCGCGTGGCAGGGGTTGATCGAACGGTGCGGCATCAGTTCGGGGCAGCGGGTGCTGATTCACGGCGGCACGGGAGCGGTAGGCGCGTTCGCCGTTCAGCTCGCCAGATGGCGTGGAGCCCATGTAATCGCGACCGCATCCGCTCACAACCTGGAGTACGCGCGCTCGCTCGGTGCCGACGAGGTGATCGACTACCGCGCAACGCGGTTCGAGGACGTACTCCGTGATGTGGACGCGGTCTTCGATACGGTCGGCGGGGAGACGCTGGCTTGCTCCTGGGGCGTGCTCAAGCCCGGCGGGAAGCTGGTTACCATCGCCGCGTCGGGAGAAATTGACCCGGATGAGCGTACCAAGCAAGCGTTTTTCATCGTCGAAGCGAACCGCGCGCAGATGATCGAAATTGCCCGCCTGATCGACGCCGGTACGCTCCGCCCGGAAGTTGATGGCGTTTTCCCACTCGCAGAAGCGCGGGTCGCCTACGAGTACAAGCCCCGGCACGGGAAAGCCGTGCTTCGGGTCGTATAA